In the genome of Macrobrachium rosenbergii isolate ZJJX-2024 chromosome 44, ASM4041242v1, whole genome shotgun sequence, the window AATATGGATACAGCACTGCTTTTTATGTAGCTATGATTGTTTGCTTTCAGGCAATTTTATAAGAAGTATGGCTCACCAGGATCAATACGACTCTCTGAAGACAGCAAACGCCCTACCCTATGCCAGCTCTTCATTGAGGAGTATGAGCGATTGCTAAGTGAAGGCAGTACTCCCACTGAAAAACTGATGGATGAGGCAGCACTTGCTCTCGAGTTAAGGGGCATTTACTTAGATCCTTCTCGGGCACCACCTAAGGTCAGTAtgattgaatttaatttttattctccatCTTGAAATTAAGCAAACTTAGAAAATCATTACTTTTCTGGTTATTTGGCAGTACAGCACAGTACTTCCATGATAAAATACCCTCCAAAGTTGTAAAACACATCTTACCTGAGCATTTAGCACGAGGGTGACACAAAGTTTTTAGGGAAGACCTAGATCATAGGAAAAGGGCATTGATGAGGACTTAGCCCAGATAGGAATTCAAGCAGAAAATGCTAATGGTAGAAGAAAGTTGAAGTATTTCATCAAATATCTAACCTTGTAAAggagaaacttgaaataaaaatcttaatgatATAAATTTATGTAGAGTAAGGTCTCATTTAAATGATTCTTAGCCCCACGACCTgttgtacatactgtactgtaaaagtcaaataaaatgaGATATTGTGTATGATTACTGAACAGTAAACTAGAGCATTCAGCCTGATTTATGCCTTACTACTGGCTATCTGTCTAATTCACCAagattaactaatatatatatatatatattttttttttaagttttggacAAATTCAATGTGGTCGTTTGCTAATTTTGTTTGAAGGAAGCATTCAAGAGAACCaatattttatcagatttttttatccAAGAGTTCtataatgaaatgcaaacactACTGTAGAGAGgtaatttgaaaattatgaaaaatcctTCCTTTCAGGTCGAGGCAGACCCACAGCAAGTTCCAGAAAGTGAGCCCTTGAAAGAACAGGGAAATATCAAACAGAAAGTTCGATTAGCTGACATTTTTAAAGATAGTCAAGAGGATTAGATGAAAGGAGAcaggtattttttatataattgtaaataaatcttACCTCACTCCTGTTGTTTATATCCTtccatttagaaataaatttgttattcaaGTTTTGATGTCttgttgaatataaatgaatattgtaaGTTCTACTATCTATGTTGAATATAACTGATTATAAAGTTTTATTCAGCTACAACCGACAGAAGCATttcaccgtgtgtgtgtgtgtgtgtgtgtgtgtgtgtgtgtgtgtgtgtgtgtgtgtgtgtgtgatatgaggctcataagaaaaaattgacaaatttttcagtaatttgtattttcctaacaaacaaacccttggtctttacacaagggatttactttcagcgcaagctggagctGGCCGTTTAACTAAAATTaaggtggatattggtagttggctactgaTGGTAGGGGAGGAATCCCCGCCATCCAGTTGGTgtgcattcactttaccttttggcccaggaagcagaatgaggggtggctagaggtgggccatttacgtcaagacctcaggtttgtatgttagga includes:
- the mRpS23 gene encoding small ribosomal subunit protein mS23 isoform X2, with translation MKPADKPLWYEVYEAFPPKLEPKFDRKVHEKQIRPILYPEDMHRAQFYKKYGSPGSIRLSEDSKRPTLCQLFIEEYERLLSEGSTPTEKLMDEAALALELRGIYLDPSRAPPKVEADPQQVPESEPLKEQGNIKQKVRLADIFKDSQED
- the mRpS23 gene encoding small ribosomal subunit protein mS23 isoform X1, which codes for MATNRLEKIGTIFTRTTGLLKSGAMKPADKPLWYEVYEAFPPKLEPKFDRKVHEKQIRPILYPEDMHRAQFYKKYGSPGSIRLSEDSKRPTLCQLFIEEYERLLSEGSTPTEKLMDEAALALELRGIYLDPSRAPPKVEADPQQVPESEPLKEQGNIKQKVRLADIFKDSQED